In Vibrio marisflavi CECT 7928, the following are encoded in one genomic region:
- a CDS encoding GNAT family N-acetyltransferase, whose product MEIRAIDLQQVLPIRHQVLWPNEPIEYCIVDGDETAEHFGAFLNNKLVCVASIYLDNTHARLRKFATLPAYQTQGIGSAMIQFIIHFLSNKQMTRFWCDARESALPFYQRFNMKEEGNRFYKNGVPYFKVSLNLV is encoded by the coding sequence TAAGAGCAATTGATTTGCAACAAGTCTTACCTATTCGTCACCAAGTTCTTTGGCCGAACGAGCCTATCGAATACTGTATCGTTGACGGAGACGAAACAGCAGAGCACTTTGGTGCCTTTTTAAACAACAAGTTAGTTTGCGTAGCTTCCATCTACCTTGATAATACCCACGCACGACTAAGAAAGTTTGCGACGCTTCCCGCATACCAAACACAAGGCATTGGTTCGGCAATGATCCAGTTTATAATTCACTTCCTTTCTAACAAACAGATGACCCGATTCTGGTGCGACGCTAGAGAATCTGCTCTACCCTTTTATCAGCGTTTTAATATGAAAGAAGAAGGAAATCGTTTTTATAAAAATGGCGTTCCTTATTTTAAAGTCAGTCTAAACCTCGTATGA